In Bacteroidetes bacterium GWF2_43_63, the genomic stretch CTTTTTTACATCCGGCTAAAGCCGGATGCTATTATTGTTTGACATCCTCCGGACGTCAGTATTGTTTTAGGAATAAACAATGTCTTTTTTGCCGGGATACCCATTTGAGCATCCTGAAAATTGCATAAATGTATATATCAATTTCTTACAAAATTGGAAATTTCAAAGTGTCGAAGTCAGGTGATGCAATTCAATCACTAATTTCTTCATCTTCTATCTCTTCGCCTTTATAAAAGTTGTGCGAGTTAATGAGTTTCCCTTGCTCATCATAATACTTCCATTCGCCAATCCGGACATAATCACCTGCCGCAGCGTTCATCTGGCGGAATCCCTCATCTTTTAGCTGACCGTTTTTATAATAGGTTTTAGCAGTATATATACGCTCGTCTTTATCGACCAGCTCAAGAATACTCTGTGGAGAACCATTCATAAAATAGAAATTGTACTTAATATAAAACTCCATTCCATTGTCGTATTCCTCTATAAATTCAAGATTTCCATTTGGGTAAAAATCCGTCCATTTCACTGCGTTTTTTCTTCGATATTCAACCTTTGAACGCATTGTGCCGTCTTTGTAATACACAACCAATTCAGCACTGCTGGCGTTGATAATTGTGAACTTGCGTTCCTGTTGTTCATTATCGAAATAATTCTCGTAACCATTGGTAATGCGTCCATTCTGATAATACGCCTTGTGTTTGATTACCCCATTCTCCCAAAAATCTTTCTGAATTCCATTGCAGGGTTTTTTGTAGCAAAGCCGGACCGAGTCACCCTCGGTAAAAGCATTGAAACGTTCATAGTATAGCATTGGCTCTTCAACATTGTCGGTAATGTTCTCTATGTTGTCAAACCAATCATCTCCCTGTGAAAACAAAGCTACAGGAATCAAAAGCAAAAACAGAACAGCGTTGAGGCGCATAATTAGAGCTGATTTATAAACCGGGCCATTTCTTTTTGCATTCGTGCTGCTTCGTCGGCAGCTGCAGTTGCGAAATCAACCCCGGATGCTGCAAATATAATTGATCTGGATGCATTAATCAAGAGTCCTCCGGATTTATTCCAACCATTTTTCAACACTTCGTTCAAATCCCCACCCTGAGCTCCGACTCCTGGTATCAACAAGAAATTGTCGGGGACAATGGCTCGCACTTTTCTGAGCATTTCTGCACGGGTGGCTCCCACCACATACATCATGTTTTCGGCATTCCCCCATTGTTTCGATTGTTCCAAGACTCTTTCAAAAAGCTGCATCCCATCAGGAGTTTCAGTTAACTGAAAATCATCGGCACCGGGATTTGACGTCAAGGCAAGCAAAATCACCCACTTGCCTTCGAACGAAAGAAAAGGACTTACTGAATCTTTTCCCATATAGGGAGCTACAGTAACGGCATCAAAATCCGGCGTTGTTTTGCCGTCTCCAAAAAATGAAGAAGCATACAAACGCGAAGTGTTTCCGATATCGGCACGCTTGGCATCAGCTATTATGAAAACAGGCTCATTGAGCGACCTGATATAGGCAACGGTTCTGTACAAAGCGCTCCAACCGGGCAATCCCATTGCCTCATAAAATGCCAGATTCGGTTTATAAGCAACGGTGTAGTTGATAGTGGCATCTACAACTTCCTTATTGAATTCGAACACTGCATCCTCAATACTACGTCCTTCTCTGATATGCGCAGGGATTTTTGCATACTCAGAGTCCAGTCCAACGCAGAGTACTGATTTTTTTCTGTAAACAATGTCTGTGAGTTCCTGTCTGTTCATAAATCGTGAGGTTAAATATTAACGCCTTCTTTAAGTCTTTCAGTATTTTCGGCAATTT encodes the following:
- a CDS encoding orotidine 5'-phosphate decarboxylase, which gives rise to MNRQELTDIVYRKKSVLCVGLDSEYAKIPAHIREGRSIEDAVFEFNKEVVDATINYTVAYKPNLAFYEAMGLPGWSALYRTVAYIRSLNEPVFIIADAKRADIGNTSRLYASSFFGDGKTTPDFDAVTVAPYMGKDSVSPFLSFEGKWVILLALTSNPGADDFQLTETPDGMQLFERVLEQSKQWGNAENMMYVVGATRAEMLRKVRAIVPDNFLLIPGVGAQGGDLNEVLKNGWNKSGGLLINASRSIIFAASGVDFATAAADEAARMQKEMARFINQL